Proteins co-encoded in one Malus domestica chromosome 09, GDT2T_hap1 genomic window:
- the LOC114827176 gene encoding aspartic proteinase 36-like has product MGTAHILLATLLISFFGVRGNVFSLERAFPSRHPIRLDELRARDLSRHAHVFKTVVGGLINVTVVYEDYYGHPQHIGVYVTKVKIGSSPREFYVLLDTGSDLFWVSCSSCSNCPRFTDLGTRFSFYDIVNSSTGGVLPCSHAMCGKCSRQSHRCEYDMTYSGGDRITSFLVSDVLHLDTIPVRSYVALESSAPIVFGCTTSVSGLLAGTRASVNGIFGFSQGPMSVLSQLSSQGMTPSVFSHCLKGDDYGGGILILGDILEPSIVYTPLVPKRPYYAIYLQSIAVNGKILPIDPAAFKVSRGRGTVVDSGTILAYLIEELYEPFIRAITLASSKHVTPVVSTSGNQCYRTSISKSEAFPSVSLNFAGGVSMVLKPREYLIDGGYYKGLPSWCMGFLKAHKRLNILGDLLLRDKIVVYDIVGQQLGWANFNSDNSPRV; this is encoded by the exons ATGGGGACTGCTCACATACTTTTGGCCACCCTCCTCATTTCGTTCTTTGGTGTCCGCGGGAATGTTTTCTCTCTAGAGAGAGCGTTTCCGTCAAGGCACCCAATTCGACTGGATGAGCTCCGAGCTCGAGACCTTTCGAGGCACGCCCACGTCTTCAAAACAGTTGTGGGCGGCTTAATCAATGTTACAGTCGTGTATGAAGATTACTATGGCCATCCTCAACACATCGG GGTGTATGTGACGAAAGTTAAAATAGGCTCTTCGCCAAGAGAGTTCTATGTGTTGCTTGACACGGGGAGTGACTTGTTCTGGGTTTCCTGCAGTTCCTGCAGTAATTGCCCCCGATTCACTGATCTGGGA ACTCGATTCAGTTtctatgacattgtcaattcaTCCACTGGGGGGGTGCtcccttgttcacatgcaatgTGCGGCAAATGCTCTCGTCAAAGCCACCGGTGCGAATATGATATGACATATTCCGGCGGAGATCGCATCACCAGTTTTCTCGTATCAGATGTGCTTCATCTTGACACTATTCCAGTGCGATCTTATGTTGCACTGGAATCTTCAGCACCCATTGTTTTCGG GTGTACTACTTCTGTATCCGGACTTTTGGCTGGGACCCGGGCCTCAGTCAATGGGATATTTGGCTTTAGCCAAGGTCCCATGTCTGTTCTATCGCAGTTGTCTTCGCAAGGAATGACTCCCAGCGTGTTCTCCCACTGTTTGAAAGGAGATGACTATGGTGGGGGTATACTCATACTTGGTGACATTTTGGAGCCGAGTATTGTTTATACTCCCCTTGTCCCGAA GCGGCCATATTATGCAATCTACTTACAGAGCATTGCTGTTAACGGGAAAATTTTGCCGATTGATCCAGCAGCGTTCAAAGTATCACGTGGACGAGGAACTGTTGTGGACTCGGGAACTATTCTAGCATATCTTATAGAAGAATTGTATGAACCTTTTATTCGTGCT ATAACTTTGGCTTCTTCTAAACATGTGACTCCCGTGGTTTCAACGTCAGGAAACCAGTGCTATCGCACCTCCATCAGCAagt CTGAGGCATTTCCGTCAGTCAGTCTGAATTTTGCTGGCGGCGTCTCGATGGTTTTGAAACCACGAGAGTATCTTATTGATGGCGGTTATTAT AAAGGCCTTCCTTCGTGGTGCATGGGTTTCCTTAAAGCTCACAAAAGGCTCAACATTCTCGGAG ATCTTCTTCTAAGAGATAAGATCGTTGTTTATGATATAGTTGGTCAGCAGTTGGGTTGGGCAAACTTCAATT CTGATAACTCTCCTAGAGTTTAG